Proteins encoded in a region of the Campylobacter sp. MIT 99-7217 genome:
- the tpx gene encoding thiol peroxidase, translated as MSSVTFKGNPVQLSGKTLSVGDTVEEITLKAQDLSDIVIGAKGKTQILLPMPSLDTPACATEARDFNKKVASYPNVEVVVVSLDLPFAMGRFCSTEGIENLKVASDFVSREFGEKYGVLMKDGPLKGLYARAVFIVKDGKVTYKELVSEVTELPNMQAIDQFFAG; from the coding sequence ATGAGTTCAGTTACTTTTAAAGGAAATCCGGTTCAGTTGAGTGGTAAAACTCTATCTGTAGGTGATACAGTTGAAGAAATCACTCTAAAAGCACAAGATCTAAGTGATATAGTTATAGGCGCTAAGGGCAAAACTCAAATTCTTTTGCCTATGCCAAGTCTTGATACTCCTGCTTGTGCTACAGAAGCAAGGGATTTTAACAAAAAAGTTGCTTCATATCCAAATGTTGAAGTTGTTGTAGTAAGTCTTGATCTTCCTTTTGCTATGGGTAGATTTTGCTCTACTGAGGGTATTGAAAATCTTAAAGTTGCCAGCGATTTTGTTTCTAGAGAATTTGGAGAAAAATATGGCGTTTTGATGAAAGATGGACCTCTTAAGGGACTTTATGCTCGTGCTGTTTTCATCGTTAAAGACGGAAAAGTTACTTATAAAGAACTTGTAAGTGAAGTTACAGAGCTTCCAAATATGCAAGCGATCGACCAATTTTTTGCTGGTTGA
- a CDS encoding DUF2892 domain-containing protein, which produces MSILERSIRIILAMLIFIAGLYYASWWGLIGFIPLLTGFFGVCPIRVWTGKQACPLGICPISKKIKDKEQG; this is translated from the coding sequence ATGAGTATCTTAGAACGCTCTATAAGGATAATACTAGCCATGCTTATATTTATAGCTGGGCTTTACTATGCTTCTTGGTGGGGATTGATTGGTTTTATACCACTTTTAACAGGCTTTTTTGGTGTTTGTCCGATTCGAGTTTGGACAGGAAAACAAGCCTGTCCTTTGGGTATATGTCCCATATCTAAGAAGATAAAAGATAAGGAGCAAGGGTAA
- a CDS encoding bifunctional 3,4-dihydroxy-2-butanone 4-phosphate synthase/GTP cyclohydrolase II: MAFVSIEQAIEDLKNGKMLVMVDAEDRENEGDVIFAAEFSDQDKVNFMITHARGVVCVALSEQIAKHFELPLMVPKNTANHATAFTITVDAKNASTGVSAYERNMTIRLFADEKAKASDFVRPGHINPLIAKNGGVLERTGHTEGTVDLCRLAGLKEACVICEIVKENGDMARRADLLEFCKKFDLNMIAVSDIIEYRLKHESLITLKDKQECNIAGFKAHKFIFEDHRSLEHIVFCFGEVKKSENVKFHTSGSDFDLLTSDKFNELLKQIEFLDKNGGVLVFLQGEKMRQTQFKDYGIGAQILRFLGIENVKLLSRGCDKEFIALEGFGLNIQSCKI, from the coding sequence ATGGCTTTTGTGAGTATAGAACAAGCGATAGAGGATTTAAAAAATGGAAAAATGCTCGTTATGGTTGATGCTGAAGATAGAGAAAATGAAGGAGATGTGATCTTTGCGGCTGAATTTAGCGATCAAGACAAGGTTAATTTTATGATCACTCATGCAAGGGGTGTTGTTTGCGTAGCTTTAAGTGAACAAATCGCTAAGCATTTTGAACTTCCTTTAATGGTTCCAAAAAACACAGCAAACCATGCCACAGCCTTTACTATAACAGTAGATGCTAAAAACGCAAGTACAGGAGTAAGTGCTTATGAAAGAAATATGACGATAAGGCTTTTTGCCGATGAAAAGGCTAAGGCTAGTGATTTTGTGCGTCCGGGTCATATCAATCCACTCATTGCTAAAAATGGTGGTGTGCTAGAACGCACGGGACATACTGAAGGAACTGTTGATTTGTGTCGTTTGGCTGGACTTAAAGAAGCTTGCGTGATCTGCGAGATAGTGAAAGAAAATGGAGATATGGCTAGGCGTGCCGATCTTTTAGAGTTTTGTAAGAAATTTGATCTTAATATGATAGCCGTTTCTGATATCATCGAATATCGCTTAAAACATGAAAGCTTAATCACTCTCAAAGATAAACAAGAATGCAACATAGCAGGCTTTAAGGCTCATAAATTTATCTTTGAAGATCATAGAAGCTTAGAACATATCGTTTTTTGCTTTGGCGAGGTTAAAAAAAGTGAAAATGTCAAATTTCACACAAGTGGAAGTGATTTTGACTTGCTTACTTCTGATAAATTCAACGAGCTTTTAAAACAAATTGAGTTTTTGGATAAAAATGGCGGCGTGCTTGTCTTTTTGCAAGGAGAAAAGATGAGGCAAACTCAGTTTAAAGACTATGGTATAGGTGCTCAAATTTTAAGATTTTTAGGTATAGAAAATGTTAAGCTTTTAAGCAGGGGTTGCGATAAAGAATTTATAGCCCTTGAAGGCTTTGGGCTCAATATACAAAGCTGTAAAATTTAG
- a CDS encoding MATE family efflux transporter — MSKLFIKASPARLFIKCALPSIVSMAFISFYYVIDGIFIGKYLGSDALAAFGLIIPFVVMSFALADMIALGSAVQISFKLSLGKIKLARGIFTSCIVLIFAISCVVGLLEFFLAPFLIANLDTSDEIKALCKESMQIFAIFAPFTMLSFALDNYLRICAKNSYAMMINILIALCNIFFDYLFIVELELGLKGAALATCLGLMIGGILGIAPFLFSKLELKFTGLFLPKKLLKNIIFNGSSEFFNNVSGSLYAVFANLVLLELAGAKAVAAFSLISYIDNFINALIIAIGDGLQAALSFNYARKNLARLKAIIKMMFFIASILCVVAVIMLTNFSEFFVSFFVMKEDSEFLKFSAFALLLFAFNYLFSWFNVLTGSILTAFNQPKYSLILSSLQNLIIPLCFLLLLPLFLSVNGVWLAPLMSEICVLFLAIFLLRKILKF, encoded by the coding sequence ATGTCAAAATTATTCATCAAGGCAAGCCCTGCTCGCCTTTTTATCAAATGTGCCTTACCAAGTATAGTGAGCATGGCTTTTATATCTTTTTACTATGTTATTGATGGAATTTTCATAGGCAAATACCTAGGAAGCGACGCTTTAGCAGCCTTTGGGCTTATCATTCCCTTTGTGGTGATGTCCTTTGCACTTGCTGATATGATAGCACTTGGCTCAGCTGTGCAAATTTCATTCAAACTCTCGCTTGGCAAAATCAAGCTTGCAAGAGGAATTTTTACAAGCTGTATTGTTTTGATCTTTGCCATTTCTTGCGTGGTGGGGCTTTTGGAGTTTTTTCTAGCCCCTTTTCTCATCGCAAATCTTGATACCAGCGATGAGATAAAGGCACTTTGTAAGGAAAGTATGCAAATTTTTGCCATTTTTGCACCCTTTACTATGCTTTCTTTTGCACTTGATAATTACCTAAGAATTTGTGCTAAAAACTCCTATGCGATGATGATAAATATCCTCATAGCACTTTGTAATATCTTTTTTGATTATCTTTTCATAGTCGAGCTTGAGCTTGGCTTAAAAGGTGCTGCACTTGCTACTTGCTTGGGGCTTATGATAGGCGGTATTTTGGGGATAGCGCCGTTTTTATTTTCTAAGCTTGAGCTTAAATTTACGGGGCTTTTTTTGCCTAAAAAACTGCTTAAAAATATCATTTTTAACGGAAGTAGCGAATTTTTTAACAATGTTTCAGGCTCTTTATATGCCGTGTTTGCAAATCTTGTTTTACTTGAGCTTGCCGGTGCAAAAGCCGTGGCAGCCTTTTCGCTCATTTCTTATATCGATAACTTTATAAACGCCCTTATCATAGCCATAGGCGATGGCTTGCAAGCAGCTTTAAGCTTTAATTATGCTAGAAAAAATCTTGCTCGCCTAAAAGCCATCATCAAAATGATGTTTTTTATCGCTTCTATCTTGTGCGTGGTGGCTGTGATCATGCTTACAAATTTTAGCGAATTTTTCGTGAGTTTTTTCGTGATGAAAGAAGATAGCGAGTTTTTGAAATTTAGTGCCTTTGCTTTGCTACTTTTTGCTTTTAATTATCTTTTTTCTTGGTTTAATGTCCTTACAGGCTCGATTTTAACAGCCTTTAATCAACCAAAATACTCGCTCATCTTAAGCTCTTTGCAAAATCTCATTATCCCACTTTGCTTTTTACTACTTTTGCCCTTGTTTTTAAGCGTAAATGGCGTTTGGCTAGCTCCTTTGATGAGCGAAATTTGCGTGCTTTTCTTGGCGATATTTTTGCTTAGAAAAATACTCAAATTTTAA
- a CDS encoding 2-hydroxymuconate tautomerase family protein, which yields MPFVNIRITKENGEPTTAQKEELIKGVTELLAKVLGKNKASTVVIIDEIDTDNYGLGGKSITQVRKG from the coding sequence ATGCCCTTTGTAAATATCCGTATCACTAAGGAAAATGGCGAGCCAACCACGGCTCAAAAAGAAGAGTTGATCAAGGGAGTAACCGAGCTTTTAGCTAAGGTTTTAGGAAAAAATAAGGCTTCAACCGTGGTTATCATCGATGAGATAGATACTGATAACTACGGACTTGGAGGCAAAAGCATTACTCAGGTGCGAAAGGGCTGA
- the groL gene encoding chaperonin GroEL (60 kDa chaperone family; promotes refolding of misfolded polypeptides especially under stressful conditions; forms two stacked rings of heptamers to form a barrel-shaped 14mer; ends can be capped by GroES; misfolded proteins enter the barrel where they are refolded when GroES binds), whose protein sequence is MAKEIIFSDEARNKLYEGVKKLNDAVKVTMGPRGRNVLIQKSFGAPSITKDGVSVAKEVELKDNLENMGAALVREVASKTADQAGDGTTTATVLAHAIFKEGLRNITAGANPIEVKRGMDKACEAIIAELKKLSREVKDKKEIAQVATISANSDEKIGSLIADAMERVGKDGVITVEEAKSINDELNVVEGMQFDRGYLSPYFITNADKMIVELSSPYILLFDKKITSLKDLLPILEQIQKTGKPLLIIAEDIEGEALATLVVNKLRGVLNISAVKAPGFGDRRKAMLEDIAILTGGEVIAEELGRTLESATLQDLGQASSVIIDKDNTTIVNGAGEKTNIDARVNQIKAQIAETTSDYDREKLQERLAKLSGGVALIKVGAATETEMKEKKDRVDDALSATKAAVEEGIVIGGGAALIKAKSKIKLDLKGDEAIGAGIVERALKAPLRQIADNAGFDAGVVVNSVESSKDDNQGFDAAKGEYVDMFAAGIIDPVKVERIALLNAVSVASMLLTTEATISEIKEDKPAMPDMSGMGGMGGMGGMM, encoded by the coding sequence ATGGCAAAAGAAATTATTTTTTCAGATGAAGCAAGAAACAAACTTTACGAGGGCGTTAAAAAGCTTAACGACGCAGTAAAAGTTACTATGGGACCAAGAGGACGCAATGTTTTGATACAAAAAAGCTTTGGCGCTCCTAGTATCACAAAAGATGGCGTTAGCGTTGCAAAAGAGGTTGAACTTAAGGATAATCTTGAAAATATGGGTGCAGCCTTAGTTAGAGAAGTAGCGAGCAAAACAGCTGATCAAGCAGGCGATGGCACAACAACAGCGACTGTTTTAGCTCACGCTATCTTTAAAGAAGGTTTAAGAAATATCACAGCAGGAGCAAATCCTATCGAGGTTAAAAGAGGTATGGATAAGGCTTGCGAGGCTATTATAGCTGAGCTTAAAAAACTTTCAAGAGAAGTAAAAGATAAAAAAGAAATCGCCCAAGTTGCGACTATCTCAGCAAATTCAGATGAAAAAATCGGCTCATTAATCGCTGATGCTATGGAAAGAGTTGGAAAAGACGGCGTTATAACCGTTGAAGAAGCGAAGTCTATCAATGATGAGCTTAATGTGGTCGAGGGTATGCAATTTGACAGAGGCTATTTAAGCCCTTATTTCATCACAAATGCAGATAAGATGATCGTGGAGCTTTCAAGCCCTTATATCCTGCTATTTGATAAAAAAATCACAAGTTTAAAAGATTTACTTCCTATCTTAGAGCAAATTCAAAAAACAGGCAAGCCACTTTTAATCATCGCTGAAGATATCGAGGGTGAAGCCTTGGCTACCTTGGTTGTAAATAAATTAAGAGGTGTTTTAAATATCTCAGCTGTAAAAGCTCCCGGCTTTGGCGATAGACGCAAGGCTATGCTTGAAGATATAGCTATTTTAACAGGGGGCGAAGTGATCGCTGAAGAGCTTGGAAGAACCCTTGAAAGTGCGACTTTGCAAGATCTAGGACAGGCATCAAGCGTTATTATCGACAAAGATAATACCACTATAGTAAATGGTGCTGGCGAAAAGACAAATATCGACGCAAGGGTTAATCAAATCAAAGCACAAATTGCCGAAACAACAAGTGATTATGATAGAGAAAAACTCCAAGAAAGACTTGCTAAGCTTAGCGGTGGCGTTGCTCTTATAAAAGTAGGTGCTGCTACTGAAACTGAGATGAAAGAGAAAAAAGATAGGGTTGATGATGCACTAAGTGCCACAAAAGCTGCTGTTGAAGAAGGTATAGTAATAGGCGGCGGTGCTGCACTTATCAAAGCAAAATCAAAAATCAAACTTGATCTAAAAGGCGATGAAGCTATAGGAGCTGGCATTGTTGAAAGAGCTTTAAAAGCGCCTTTAAGACAAATCGCTGATAATGCAGGCTTTGACGCTGGTGTTGTGGTCAATAGCGTTGAAAGCTCAAAAGATGACAATCAAGGCTTTGATGCTGCAAAAGGCGAATATGTAGATATGTTTGCAGCTGGTATCATTGATCCTGTTAAGGTTGAAAGAATAGCTCTTTTAAACGCGGTTAGCGTTGCTAGCATGCTTTTAACCACAGAGGCTACAATTAGCGAGATTAAAGAAGATAAACCTGCTATGCCTGATATGAGCGGTATGGGAGGTATGGGAGGTATGGGCGGAATGATGTAA
- the groES gene encoding co-chaperone GroES, translated as MNFQPLGKRVLVKRVEETNTTASGIIIPDNAKEKPLRGEIVAVSKELSEVQNGDKVLFAKYGGTEVKLGDEEYLVLSIDDILGIVK; from the coding sequence ATGAATTTTCAACCTTTGGGAAAACGCGTTTTGGTTAAACGCGTGGAAGAAACTAATACAACAGCTTCTGGCATTATTATACCAGATAATGCTAAAGAAAAACCTTTAAGAGGAGAAATTGTCGCCGTAAGTAAAGAGCTAAGCGAAGTACAAAATGGCGATAAGGTGCTTTTTGCCAAATACGGCGGAACTGAGGTAAAACTTGGTGATGAGGAATATTTGGTATTAAGTATCGATGATATTTTAGGTATAGTAAAATAA
- a CDS encoding TonB-dependent receptor, translating to MGYGQAQFSELPQDYATLDIGTRLFHEKFTLGGLIKYTGKSKRIDPTSDQELYDPNYNPTIENFDKILTQDLPNIPTIVDLYMIFDPIKNLSLKFEVQNLFDKNYVDALNTYNSSASNIFSDGSGAGFNNQARGRTFIGSFVFRY from the coding sequence ATGGGCTATGGACAGGCTCAGTTTTCAGAACTTCCACAAGATTATGCGACCTTAGACATTGGAACAAGACTTTTTCATGAAAAATTTACCCTAGGAGGTCTTATCAAATACACAGGCAAGAGCAAGAGAATAGATCCTACTTCAGATCAAGAACTTTATGATCCAAACTACAATCCAACCATAGAAAACTTCGATAAAATTCTTACACAAGATCTGCCAAATATCCCTACTATAGTTGATTTATATATGATTTTTGATCCGATTAAAAATCTTAGCCTCAAATTTGAGGTGCAAAATTTATTTGATAAAAACTATGTTGATGCTCTTAATACTTATAACTCCTCAGCAAGCAATATCTTTAGCGATGGTTCAGGAGCAGGCTTTAATAACCAAGCTAGAGGAAGAACCTTTATCGGTAGCTTTGTGTTTAGGTATTAG